Genomic DNA from Mastomys coucha isolate ucsf_1 unplaced genomic scaffold, UCSF_Mcou_1 pScaffold16, whole genome shotgun sequence:
aaactcagagactcacccatttctgcttccatgttctggaattaaaggaggGTACTGCTATTCCCCCAAAGTGTTATCTTTCCTAAACTCAGTCCTAGAGTTCCTCCCACCATCCTATTGAAACAGGAACAGGTGCATGGCACAGCTGTTCCCGACACCCCTGCTGCCTGCACAGCCATCTGGCCAGTCCTCATTTCCTGCTGGCTTGTATCAGGAAGCTTCCCTTCACCCTCTTTGCTGTTGCCATATCATCTCACAGCGCCAGCTTCTTCCTGTCAGCTGATCCTTCACTTTTGCATTCACTTCACATCCCGATCGCTGCACCCCTCCTCCCGGTCCCCTGGGAATCACTATATTTTCATACACACTATCTATATTAtccatttcttcttcccaatTAGCCCCCATTTTTCTCTGatgtcttttctcccttttttacATGTATGTCGTGCCTCAGTGAATTTCATCAGGGTGGCTTACAGGAGCACTGAGTACAGTACAAAGTTATTTATAGGAATATATAGTACCTTACCAGTGATTACATTACTAAAGAAAGTGTCTCCCTAATCCCAGCTAGCAGAATAGATGGTCAACTATGAGTTGAGCCCCTTGCCCTGACTTTATGAAATTTTAGACCTTGATGGTCCAAACCCTGCCTCATTACCCTGATCTGATGTtgatgtctctgtgagttcaaggccaggctagtctacagagtgagttccaggatagctaagatTACAcagtgaaaacctgtctcaaaaaagaaaaggggaaaaaaatataaataaataaataaataaataaataaaatatgtgcatataatatatataattagaaaataCATCCTGGATTACTGTAATGTGTttctaattataattataattatttcctTATTCTGAGTTTGTTCTGTCAGGATAGGAGGGTATGTCTCTCTCAGCTCCTAAGTACATTAAAAAGGTTactttgctgggcggtggtggcgcatgcctttaatcccagcacttgggaggtagaggcaggcaaatttctgagttcgaggccagcctggtctacagagtgagtccaggaccctgtctcggaaaaaaaaaaaaaaaggttactttTAGGATTTCAAGAGTCAGATGATTCATGAATTTGGAAGGTTAAAAAAATTcaaggcagctgggcagtggtggcgcacgcctttaatcccagcacttggggggcagaggcaggcagatttctgagNNNNNNNNNNNNNNNNNNNNNNNNNNNNNNNNNNNNNNNNNNNNNNNNNNNNNNNNNNNNNNNNNNNNNNNNNNNNNNNNNNNNNNNNNNNNNNNNNNNNNNNNNNNNNNNNNNNNNNNNNNNNNNNNNNNNNNNNNNNNNNNNNNNNNNNNNNNNNNNNNNNNNNNNNNNNNNNNNNNNNNNNNNNNNNNNAGGGCAGGGTGCTGAGctggtaaaggcacctgccaagTACAACATCCTGAGTTTCCTGGgccccacatggtaggagaaacCAACAGTCACAATTCTCTACTGAGCACCATCCATATTTGCACCAccaccatacacagacacacacagacacacacacacacacacacacacacacacacacacacacacacgcatgcatgcacacacgcacacgcatgcacacacgcacacgcgccaCACACAGGTCAGTTCCTTTTAGATTATCTCCTGTGAGTCTCTTATGGACACTAACAAAGATAATGATTCCAAAACTTGCTGTGAACTTGAAGCTGGTTTTATAGCTTAATCTGTGTTTTCTAAGAGGTCCTCTCTTAATAAGCATTCCCTATCATATGGAAAGAAAATCATTAATCCAGCACTTGTTAGAGGCACAGGCAATGTCTCTttaagctggaggccagcctgttctacacaacAAATGTGAGGTGGCAAAGGTTCCAAATGAAACCTGTCTGGAAATGAACCAAGCGGgtctggagacagctcagcactAGATGCTCTAGCAGAAGAGTCAGGTTGTTGAAGTGCTTGtcacataagcatgaggacctgagtttgaccctaACACCCAATGGAAAAGCACAATAGGAcatcatgcctataatcccagcactggagagacaaaCAAGAGGATCTCTGCAGatactgaccagccagcctacaAACTGGCAAGGTCCAGATCCCGTGAGATATACCCATCTCTAAAGATAACAGGAAAAGGgattgaggaagatacctggTCCACTCTTGTCATCACATAAGCACAGCTGGTCGTGTgaatgtgaacatgcacacacacaaacataaaaaacaatcaaacaattCTGATATATGGAATTTTAATAGTCTAATACCTAGTTTAATAGTAGGTACTATTTAAGACATGAATGAGAAGACTGGTTCAAAACAAGGGGGCTGACAGGAGGTAGAAGATGGCTCAACAGTGTTTTAAGAACACTTACTacttttgcagagaacctgatTTGGCACTTGGTATTGATAGGACCACATGTAAtgccagttctagggaatctgatgttTTCTCTGCTTGCCCATGGCATCAGGCAAGCAAATGGTGCACATGCAGGTCAAACGCATACATACAACTTCAAAACAAACTCTGGGCTGCACAGATggttaagtggttaagagcactgactgctcttatagaggactgggttcagttcccagaacccgcATGGGACCCCACAACCGTctcagtcccagggaatctggtaccctcttctggcctccacaggcatcagtCACATAAATGTCAAACAGACATGTAGCAAAGCTCCCCCTGCCATAAAAACAAACTAttacaataagtaaataaaaggttggcaagatgactcagtgggtaaaggcacttaatGCTGTGGaaacctaaattcaatccctagaactcacaagGTAGGAAGAGGAGACATATTCCCATAAATTCTCCTAACATTTAAGTTTGTGTTACTGTATAGACACACCACCCCACCCGCAAGCAAACCCCCAAAGCCAGGCAATTGTTTTCTGAGTTGAGAAAGGCACACATAAAGTCAGGCATAGTGGCCTAtgtcatttaatcccagcactttagaggaagaggcagcaagcagatctctgtgaatttgagtccagcctggtccacatagtgagttccagagctacatagacaATGGAAGAAGGGGGCTGCAGCAATGCCTCAGCCATTAAAGGATAggctcacacacaaaaatataagagaaggcACACATAAATACTGACCCCGGGGgcccagtcctaactcctgggaGGCTACTGCAGGACTGCCGtgagttttacatatatatagctCAGCATGGACTAGACTGCATGCATCTAAAgacaagacagagaaaaaagtaaaaactagCTTGCCCACGTGTACAAGATTCGGGAGAGCTCTGTTCCTGCCTAAGCAGTGTCATGTgcttgttttgttatattttaggGCAAATATAGGTTCCATGCTTTCTGTGTGTCAGGCACTAGTCACCACTTTCATGATACAAAGGAAACCACATGTGGCAGTGCTGCAGTGTCAGCACtacgggaggctgaggcaggagaatcatcactagtttgagaccaacctgggagACAGACCACGTCTCAAAAATTCAAGAGAAAGTAATGTGCATTCTCCATTCTATTGCATACCTCGCTTTTTTGTGTCTTCATAGGAAACTAGGTCTACATGATGATGGTCCTTGGTGTCCTAGGCCACTGCAAATGCCAGCCTATGAGCTTCCCAGGTCTTAAGTGTGTCTCCATCTGCCTGCACACCCATCTCCTCCTTACATTTTCACAGAACTCAAGTGTCCCTCAGGAACCTGTTTAAGGTCACCAGCGTCTTGATCTTTCTCCTTACTGTCCTGTAGTAATTGGTTCacagttcactttttttttaaagatttatttattatatgtaagtacactgtagctgtcttcagacactccagaagagggcgtcagatctcattacggatggttgtgagccaccatgaggttgctgggatttgaagtcaggacctttggaagagcagtcagtgctcttacctgctgagccatctcaccagccctccacaGTTCACTTTTACTTGATATTCTATTTATGACTGGGATGGGGgacacatgtgtaccatggcatTTAAAGTGGAGACCAGAGCTTTATGTggactctggggatcaaactcttaTCATTAGAgactggaaagacagctcagcagttaagagcatgggctgctcttccagaggacctaggtttgagtCTCaacaccaacatggcagcttacagccaTCAGTAACTCTCCAGTTTCTGGGGAAGCAgtaccatcttctggcctttgtggatgccaggcatgcatgtaaaacacagacatacatgcagacttatataaaaaacttttaatttttttttttttatgttcaagacagggtttctctgtataaccccaGCTGTACTTGCTCTATAGtacaagctggcttcaaactcagagatccacttgtccagaattaaaagtatttaccaccactgcctggcccatatacaaaaaaaaattttttttttccttcaagacagggtttctctatacagctctgtagaccaggcttgccttgaccACACagtgcctctacctcccaagtgtcaGGACTGAAGGAAGTATACCACCACAAAAACTTCAGAAAAACTTCTTAGGGATTTTTCATGATAAgtgccttttcccactgagccacctttcgaGATCCCTAATAATTCTCTTCTGAGCCAGCATGGTGGTTCATACTCCAgcaacagggaggcagaggctaggggcctctgagtctgaggtcaaTTTAGTATACTTAATAACTGTAGATCAGCctaggctacttagtgagaccctgtctcaaaaaatacatacatactacatacatacatacatacatacatacatacatattctttgAGTCAGACATGGACTGTTCTTGTCCCTAGACCATGATCCTGGTGCTGTCCTCCATTCATCTCAGTAGCCTTAGGATTTAAGAGTGGGTCCTCAGCAAAGCTTCtcttaatgaaaaagaaaaagcccaaggAACTGTCAGGGATGGAGATGACAGGCAGGAGCCATTTGCAGAGCGGGAGGTGAGGACACTCCTTCAGGTCCATTCCTCCACTCTATGTGGAAAGCTATCACTATTTGAAGCAAAAGGGAAAACTTGTCAAGCTTTATTCCATTGTAAAGGCAGCAGAGCACATCTAAGTCTCTATCCAACCCCATCCTTACAGTCCCTGGGCAGACTCAGctaccctccctcccacctcacttctcttcctccttcttgtcctTCTTGCCATCCTTGGTGGCCTGGGAGGCCAGAGAGCCCATTGCATTTCGAATGGCTTCATTGTTGGGATCCACACCTGGAAGGTTCTCTAGGACGCTCTGAAGAAACTCTGGGTCCTGCATCACATCATAGTCATCCTCCTCCTGAAAAAAGGGCACCATGAATTGGGCACACAGAGCAGCAGAGTGCAGTGGCAGGCACACAGTGTAAGGGACAGCAACATGATGCTGCCCAGTCCTGACTGCAGGGGTGGAGGGTGCAACTAAGGGAAACAAAGGGGCAAGTCAACAGGATCCATGCCCATAAATGGTGAGCATGCCTGACAACACAGAAGCCGGAGACCTCTGCTAACGGAGCTTTCTTGGGTAGAGCGGttgggggagggtacagggggGGGGGACGACAACAGACACTCAGCACTCCTTTCCCCCAGACCTACTTGGGAGGAGTCCCACAGAACTGTTAGGGATGGAGATGACAGGCCAATGGAATAAAGGTTtacaaagaaacatacacaccTATGTGTTTCCACCTGTTGCTCCAAGACCTTTCTTATGAAATGCTAGTGAGGAGGTCCCACTTTGGGCCCCAAAAGGATAAGGATCTGAGGACTTCAGACCTGGCTTGGATTAGAGCGTCACTGCTGGACCTTACCTTGACTGGCTCAGATGTGTCCATGGCTGAGCTGGCATCGATGTCAGCTGCTTCTGCTTGGCCAAACTCTGAGGAAAGGAGAGCAACAGCAGTCTGCTCAGTGCTAGCTCCTCAACCCAAACTCTGCCCAGGCCCTCCCTGCCACACAAGCCCCGTCTCACCTGCTCCCTGCAGGGACATCTGCATGGCATAGGCAATCTGCTCTTCCTCAGTCATGCTGCTTAGGTCCGGAAGCCCAGCACGGCCAAACTCCTGCTGGCTGATGGTCATCTTCAGTAGGGCATCATCTGAGTCTGGGCAGGGACAGAAGGCCAGGGTAGACCTAGTAGACATTCCACAGGGCTGGCCACGCTATTCCccaagcccagcccagccctcccCACTGCAGCTTGAAATGGATAGCACCCTCGGGCTCAGGACTTCGGAATCCACCTCTTTCACCTTCGGTCCCAGGTGTAGTAATTCCAGCTTCAGCTGCAGAGGCCGCAGCGGCCCGCcgtgcctcctcctcctgccgCTGCCTCTGCTCTTCCATAGAGACACGAAGGGCCTGGTAAAGAGCAAGATGAGATCAACTTGTGGGAACCACAGTCCATGCTGTGGCATCCTGACAGGATGGCTTACCACATGGGGAAGAAACTGTAACACTGACAAGTCCTAAGGGGAAAATGGAAGAAGCAAGGCAGAGCCTGGGGTGCAACTGGGAAAAATGGAGACGCTAAAGTTTTGCATTGGTGCCCTTCAAGGAAGTGAAAAGGGTCTTAGAAAATGGTGGTATGGAAGTGCTCAGGACTGTCTACTCCCATCAGCTGGGAATCTGTACAGAGAACAGAACCCCAGGATCAACATTTGCTTACCAGGGCCAATTCAGGATCAGCACTGGGATCTACTCCAAACTCAAAGTCACTGGCTCCAAGACCCAGCATGGCACCGCCTTCACCAGCCAGAATAGGAGAGCTGATGAGAGCATCAGCCAAGCTGGGCCCAGGAGGCACCGTCACTAGATGGGATCCGGTTCCATCCTTGCCATTCAGTGTATTCACAAAGGCTGTCAGCTTCTCTGTGTTCACCTCCTACAGAACAGGCAGCACAAGACAGACACCTCTTTCACTTACTGCTTCTCAGTCTATGGCTGACGCTGTCTCCAGAGTCCCAGTGAGGGCTCAACTCTACGAAAGGATGGCCCTGTTCATAACCGTGGGATCGGATCCCATGACCTGCAATCCTGACTTACCTCTTCCCCAAAATTGATGATGTCAAcattcactttttctttcttaaggcGTTTAGCTAGTTTCACCAgctaggaaggaagggagaaaaatcaagaaattgaTTCTCTGTATTGAGGACTGAACTTGCCTCATAGAAGCATACAGAAATTGAGCATCCTACCAAAGGTCTGCCCCAGCACTGAAGTCATACATCTATCTCTCCCCAGATGACATGCCTACACCTCTGCCCAGTTCTAAGTACTTCAAGGAACTTCCAAGTGGAGGCTCTGCCTGGCAGGCTGTGGACTCACATCCTTCTCGTTGTCTTCCACAGGGCTACCCACAAAGGCGATGATGCGCATCTTGTGATTCTTGCCCTGCCGGTGCTTCAGAGCCagcttggaaaggaaaagaagttccTGTCAATCCCAGAAGCACATGTCTGTCCCTGGGTCAGTCTGCGTTTCCTGCTCCTTTCAGTACCTATGAACCTCAAGTCTACCATAATGCTCACTCAATTCACGCCTCTTCTTTCTGTTGTGCCTCAAGTGGACCAGAATATAAGGCCAAATCTCACATTCACCCTGCCCCTTCCTTTCTATACTGATTAAGTACCTTAAGCACCCTCTAGGCCAGCAGTTCCCAACTTGGAAGGGATTGGACAACCGTTTCACAGGGTAGCATATTAGAAATTAaccttacaattcataacaataggcAAAACTGTAGTTATGAGTAGCACCAAaacaattttatggctgggggtcaccacagcacgaggaaccgtattaaaggacagcattaggaaggctgagaacctctgctctaggtCCTCTCTCGTCTTGCTCTATTTAGCACTAGATCACAACTCTGGAGAGAAAGGAACACCAACGGAGCCAGCAGGACTCACATGGGCCACACGGATGCCAGTGCAGAAGGTGATCTTGCCTTTGGGTTGGACAGTGTGGAGCTTGGAGAGGATGCGGCCAGTGTCAGGGGTGAGTGTGGTCAGCACTTCACAGTCACTAGGCATGAGCAAAGCATCTTATAAGTTCAGATCACACAAGTGCCTAACCACGCCCATTCATCTTCTCCCGCCCAAACCcaaggagacagggtttctctgtgtagccctggctgtcctgaagctcactatatagaccaggttggcctcgaactcagagatccacctgccttggcctcccaagtgctgggactaaagatgtgtgccaccaccacctgggtaGTCAACTTTTGTTTAGAGACCTTAAAgcaacttttatctttttttttttctgaagacgtgggtcactggttaagagcactcactgctcttgcagaggactcagcttcagttcccagcaacccacACGGGTGCTCACATTCAGCTGTAACTCCGGTTCCAAGGGAGCATTATGTATGACCTCCGTGAGCATTATGTATGATCAcggtgcatacacatacatacatgcagcaaaacatttatatacataaaatacaaagtaaatcttaaaaaaagaaaggtacatATCAAGTTTGAAGTTAGCCAGGACTAGAAGAAAAACCTTGTGTGAAAAATAGTCAAAGTCAAGAAACCCTCCCCCAGCACAGCAAGCTGTCCTACTGCTGAAGGAGGTGGAGCCCAGGACTGGGTGAGTACAGCCTGTGCTAGCAACCAAAGGGCAGTCACCTGCAACCCAACATGGGAGCACCACCCACCTTCACAGCCCCACTGTGTCCCACGTACTTGGCCAGTGTGATCAGGCCCACGTTATTCTCAGGGTTGCTTCGGGTCTTTGAGTGACACACAATGTTGACGGC
This window encodes:
- the Psmd4 gene encoding 26S proteasome non-ATPase regulatory subunit 4 isoform X2 is translated as MVLESTMVCVDNSEYMRNGDFLPTRLQAQQDAVNIVCHSKTRSNPENNVGLITLANDCEVLTTLTPDTGRILSKLHTVQPKGKITFCTGIRVAHLALKHRQGKNHKMRIIAFVGSPVEDNEKDLVKLAKRLKKEKVNVDIINFGEEEVNTEKLTAFVNTLNGKDGTGSHLVTVPPGPSLADALISSPILAGEGGAMLGLGASDFEFGVDPSADPELALALRVSMEEQRQRQEEEARRAAAASAAEAGITTPGTEDSDDALLKMTISQQEFGRAGLPDLSSMTEEEQIAYAMQMSLQGAEFGQAEAADIDASSAMDTSEPVKEEDDYDVMQDPEFLQSVLENLPGVDPNNEAIRNAMGSLASQATKDGKKDKKEEEK
- the Psmd4 gene encoding 26S proteasome non-ATPase regulatory subunit 4 isoform X1; protein product: MVLESTMVCVDNSEYMRNGDFLPTRLQAQQDAVNIVCHSKTRSNPENNVGLITLANDCEVLTTLTPDTGRILSKLHTVQPKGKITFCTGIRVAHLALKHRQGKNHKMRIIAFVGSPVEDNEKDLVKLAKRLKKEKVNVDIINFGEEEVNTEKLTAFVNTLNGKDGTGSHLVTVPPGPSLADALISSPILAGEGGAMLGLGASDFEFGVDPSADPELALALRVSMEEQRQRQEEEARRAAAASAAEAGITTPGTEGERDSDDALLKMTISQQEFGRAGLPDLSSMTEEEQIAYAMQMSLQGAEFGQAEAADIDASSAMDTSEPVKEEDDYDVMQDPEFLQSVLENLPGVDPNNEAIRNAMGSLASQATKDGKKDKKEEEK